In one window of Hymenobacter nivis DNA:
- a CDS encoding gluconate 2-dehydrogenase subunit 3 family protein, whose protein sequence is MDRRNAIARVALLMGGTVIGADMFLSSCSSPGKPAAEAGAGAGAPLARMPDLDVDQIRLLDEVGDTILPTTAASPGAKAARIGRFMNVMVRDCYTPADQKIFTDGIVKLSEACNKQYSKSFLACDAAERTALLTALDKEQKEYAAAQPEKGAPSHYFRMMKQLTLLGYFTSEVGATKALRYLPIPGRYDGNVPYKKGDKAWATS, encoded by the coding sequence ATGGACCGCAGAAATGCCATTGCCCGCGTAGCCCTGTTGATGGGCGGCACCGTTATCGGCGCCGATATGTTTCTGAGCAGCTGCTCCTCGCCCGGCAAGCCGGCCGCGGAGGCCGGCGCCGGCGCCGGGGCCCCCCTGGCCAGAATGCCCGACCTGGACGTGGACCAGATTCGCCTGCTCGACGAGGTAGGCGACACCATTTTGCCTACTACTGCCGCCTCGCCGGGGGCCAAAGCGGCCCGCATTGGGCGCTTCATGAACGTGATGGTGCGCGACTGCTACACCCCCGCCGACCAGAAGATTTTCACGGATGGCATCGTGAAGCTCAGCGAGGCGTGCAATAAACAGTACAGCAAGAGCTTCCTGGCCTGCGACGCCGCCGAGCGCACCGCCCTGCTGACCGCCCTGGACAAAGAGCAAAAGGAGTACGCCGCCGCCCAACCCGAAAAGGGAGCCCCCAGCCACTATTTCCGCATGATGAAGCAGCTGACTTTGCTCGGCTACTTCACCTCCGAAGTAGGCGCCACCAAGGCCCTGCGCTACCTGCCCATCCCCGGGCGCTACGACGGCAACGTGCCCTACAAAAAAGGCGACAAGGCCTGGGCCACGTCCTGA
- a CDS encoding GMC oxidoreductase, with protein MEKNTYDAIVIGSGISGGWAAKELTEKGLKTIMLERGENIEHIKDYVNANKAPWEFPHRGGKTQKMIAEYPVLGRDYTLNEANLNYWVNEQDSPYVEVKPFDWFRGYHVGGRSLMWGRQSYRLSDFDFAANANDGVAVDWPIRYKDLAPWYSYVEKFAGISGNRDGLPQLPDGDFMPPMEMNIVEKDVAARIKKNYEHRRMIIGRTANITRPHHNRTNCQYRNKCWLGCPFGAYFSTQSATLPAAVATGNLTLRPFSIVTKILYDKDTKRAKGVEVLDAETNQTYEYFAKVVFLNASTLNSAWVLMNSATDVWPEGLGSSSGELGHNLMDHHFRAGAHGDADGYEDKYVYGRRANGIYVPRYRNLFGDKRDYIRGFGYQGSAGREGWSREIPEMSIGGEFKDALTEPGKWTMGMTGFGETLPYHDNRAYLDKTKKDKWGLPVLAIDAYTRENEKKMRVDMMADAQEMLEKAGLKNVKTYDNGYVLGGGIHEMGTARMGRDPKTSVLNQYNQVWDAPNVYVTDGSAMTSAACQNPSLTYMALTARAVDHAVSELKKQNI; from the coding sequence ATGGAAAAAAATACGTATGATGCCATCGTCATCGGATCGGGAATTTCGGGCGGCTGGGCAGCTAAGGAATTGACCGAAAAAGGGTTGAAAACCATTATGCTCGAGCGTGGTGAAAACATCGAGCACATTAAGGACTACGTCAATGCCAACAAGGCCCCCTGGGAATTTCCGCACCGCGGCGGCAAAACCCAGAAGATGATTGCCGAGTACCCGGTGCTGGGCCGCGACTACACCCTGAACGAAGCCAACCTAAACTACTGGGTCAACGAGCAGGACAGCCCCTACGTGGAGGTGAAGCCCTTCGATTGGTTCCGGGGCTACCACGTGGGCGGCCGCTCGCTGATGTGGGGCCGGCAATCGTACCGCCTAAGCGATTTTGACTTTGCGGCCAATGCAAACGATGGCGTTGCTGTGGACTGGCCCATTCGCTACAAAGACCTGGCACCCTGGTACTCCTATGTGGAGAAGTTTGCCGGCATCAGCGGCAACCGCGACGGGCTGCCGCAGCTGCCCGACGGCGACTTCATGCCGCCCATGGAGATGAACATCGTGGAGAAGGACGTGGCGGCCCGCATCAAAAAGAATTACGAGCACCGGCGCATGATCATCGGCCGCACGGCCAACATCACGCGCCCGCACCACAACCGCACCAACTGCCAGTACCGCAACAAGTGCTGGCTGGGCTGCCCGTTTGGGGCTTACTTCAGCACGCAGTCGGCCACGCTGCCCGCGGCCGTGGCCACCGGCAACCTTACGTTGCGCCCGTTTTCCATCGTCACCAAAATCCTCTACGACAAGGATACCAAGCGCGCCAAGGGTGTGGAGGTGCTCGATGCCGAAACCAACCAGACCTACGAGTACTTTGCTAAAGTCGTGTTCCTGAACGCCTCGACCCTGAATTCGGCCTGGGTGCTGATGAACTCGGCCACCGACGTGTGGCCTGAGGGCCTGGGCAGCAGCAGCGGCGAGCTGGGCCACAACCTGATGGACCACCACTTCCGGGCGGGGGCCCATGGCGACGCCGATGGCTACGAGGACAAGTACGTGTACGGGCGGCGCGCCAACGGCATTTACGTGCCCCGCTACCGCAACCTGTTCGGCGACAAGCGCGATTACATCCGCGGGTTTGGCTACCAGGGCAGCGCCGGCCGTGAGGGCTGGAGCCGCGAAATTCCGGAGATGAGCATCGGCGGCGAGTTCAAGGACGCCCTCACCGAGCCCGGCAAGTGGACGATGGGCATGACGGGATTCGGCGAAACCCTGCCCTACCACGACAACCGCGCCTACCTTGACAAAACCAAGAAGGACAAGTGGGGCCTGCCGGTGCTGGCCATCGACGCCTACACCCGCGAAAACGAGAAGAAGATGCGCGTCGACATGATGGCCGACGCCCAGGAAATGCTGGAAAAAGCGGGCCTGAAAAATGTGAAAACCTATGATAACGGCTATGTGCTAGGCGGCGGCATCCACGAGATGGGCACCGCCCGCATGGGCCGCGACCCCAAAACGTCGGTGCTTAACCAGTACAACCAAGTATGGGACGCGCCCAACGTGTACGTGACCGACGGCTCGGCCATGACCTCGGCGGCCTGCCAAAACCCCTCGCTGACCTACATGGCCCTCACAGCCCGGGCCGTGGACCACGCCGTGAGCGAACTCAAAAAACAAAACATCTAG
- a CDS encoding MBL fold metallo-hydrolase: protein MDTVAAGVTQLRIQRFVNVYFVDAGTPGDWVLVDTGLPGSERAIRAAAAAELYGPGVGPQAIVLTHGHLDHLGAALELTTGWHVPVLVHSLERPYVTAQALHPPRDPTVGGSLAFMSRFFPTQLPDLRDVVQELPLDTDAVPFLMGWRWLHVPGHAPDQISLFRDAERTLLGGDAFATTDHDSVPAVLLE, encoded by the coding sequence ATGGATACTGTAGCCGCCGGCGTCACCCAGTTGCGCATCCAGCGCTTTGTAAACGTGTACTTTGTGGACGCCGGCACGCCCGGCGACTGGGTACTGGTGGATACTGGCCTGCCCGGCAGTGAAAGAGCTATTCGCGCCGCCGCCGCCGCCGAACTGTATGGGCCCGGAGTGGGGCCCCAGGCCATCGTGCTTACCCACGGCCACCTCGACCACCTGGGCGCGGCCCTGGAACTTACTACCGGCTGGCACGTGCCAGTGCTGGTGCACTCCCTGGAGCGGCCCTACGTGACAGCCCAGGCACTGCATCCGCCGCGCGACCCCACCGTGGGCGGCTCGTTGGCGTTTATGAGCCGGTTTTTCCCGACGCAGCTGCCCGACCTGCGCGACGTGGTGCAGGAGCTACCGCTGGATACCGACGCCGTGCCCTTTTTGATGGGTTGGCGTTGGCTACACGTGCCGGGCCACGCCCCGGACCAAATTTCGCTCTTCCGTGATGCCGAACGCACGCTTTTGGGGGGCGACGCCTTCGCCACTACCGACCACGATTCGGTGCCAGCGGTGCTGCTAGAATAG
- a CDS encoding YebC/PmpR family DNA-binding transcriptional regulator, with amino-acid sequence MGRAFEFRKGRKMKRWDRMSKDFTRIGKEIVMAVKEGGPNPDGNARLRTAIQNGKGVNMPKDRVEAAIKRASSREEKDYQEVVYEGYGPHGIAIVVETATDNPTRTVSNVRLYFNRNSGALGTAGSSDYTFTRKGVFKLAAAGLDRDELELDLIDVGAEDVYETQEEDEHGAEHAYMVVETAFTDFGQMQKALEARGLNVVSATLQRVPNTTVALNDEQAEEVEKLIEKFEEDEDVQAVYHTMG; translated from the coding sequence ATGGGACGCGCATTTGAATTTCGGAAAGGCCGCAAAATGAAGCGCTGGGACCGGATGTCGAAAGACTTCACCCGCATCGGCAAGGAAATCGTGATGGCCGTGAAAGAGGGCGGCCCCAACCCTGACGGCAATGCCCGCCTGCGCACCGCCATCCAGAACGGCAAGGGCGTGAACATGCCCAAGGACCGCGTGGAAGCCGCCATCAAGCGCGCCAGCAGCCGCGAAGAAAAAGACTACCAAGAAGTTGTGTACGAAGGCTACGGCCCCCACGGCATCGCCATTGTGGTGGAAACCGCCACCGACAACCCCACCCGCACCGTGAGCAACGTGCGCCTCTACTTTAACCGCAACAGCGGGGCCCTAGGCACGGCGGGCAGCTCCGACTACACCTTCACCCGCAAGGGCGTGTTCAAGCTGGCCGCCGCCGGGCTTGACCGCGACGAACTGGAACTGGACCTGATTGACGTGGGCGCCGAGGACGTATACGAAACCCAAGAAGAGGACGAGCACGGCGCCGAGCACGCCTACATGGTGGTCGAAACCGCCTTCACCGACTTCGGCCAGATGCAGAAAGCCCTCGAAGCCAGGGGCCTGAACGTGGTGAGTGCTACCCTCCAGCGCGTGCCCAACACCACCGTGGCCCTGAACGACGAGCAAGCCGAGGAAGTCGAAAAGCTCATCGAAAAGTTTGAGGAAGACGAGGACGTGCAGGCCGTATACCACACAATGGGCTAA